From Microbacterium sp. YJN-G, a single genomic window includes:
- the erpA gene encoding iron-sulfur cluster insertion protein ErpA, which translates to MSDTTLTEEATGAHSVSLTDAAAQKVKSLLEQEGRDDLRLRVAVQPGGCSGLIYQLYFDERFLEGDETVDFGGVEVIVDNMSVPYLDGASIDFKDTISEQGFTIDNPNAAGSCACGDSFH; encoded by the coding sequence ATGAGCGACACCACACTGACCGAAGAGGCCACCGGCGCACACAGCGTCTCGCTGACCGACGCCGCCGCCCAGAAGGTCAAGAGCCTCCTGGAGCAGGAGGGCCGCGACGACCTGCGTCTGCGCGTCGCCGTCCAGCCCGGCGGATGCTCGGGCCTCATCTACCAGCTCTACTTCGACGAGCGCTTCCTCGAGGGCGACGAGACGGTCGACTTCGGCGGCGTCGAGGTCATCGTCGACAACATGAGTGTTCCGTACCTCGACGGCGCCTCGATCGACTTCAAGGACACCATCTCGGAGCAGGGGTTCACCATCGACAACCCCAACGCGGCGGGCAGCTGCGCCTGCGGCGACAGCTTCCACTGA
- a CDS encoding dipeptidase: protein MTSPVSPVPPAAESAIAEAVALGIPAALADLGALVRIPGIAWPAFDQSQLERSADTVAELARGTGVFDEVHVLRAHIDDTEEFGQPAVLATRAARNGRPTILLYAHHDVQPPGDDELWETPPFEPTVRDGRLYGRGAADDKAGIMAHIASLRAVSEVLGDDLDLGVALFIEGEEEYGSRSFARFLSDNADALRADAIVVADSGNLDSRTPGLTVSLRGNARFTLRIRTLEHASHSGMFGGAVPDAMMAAVTLLSTLWDADGAVAVDGMTSRTGETPEYAEATLREEAGLLPGTSPVGRDDILGRIWNKPSITITGIDATSVAQASNTLLPEVSVVISARVAPGQSAAEAYAALETHLRAHAPFGAELTFSDVDLGDGFLVDTAGWAVELTRGAMADGYGVDPVDLGVGGSIPFIADLVREFPGAQILVTGVEDPHSRAHSPNESLHLETFRNAVRTEALLLARMNERSSAS from the coding sequence ATGACCTCGCCCGTATCGCCGGTTCCGCCGGCAGCCGAATCCGCCATCGCCGAGGCCGTCGCCCTCGGCATCCCCGCCGCCCTCGCCGATCTCGGAGCGCTGGTGCGCATCCCGGGCATCGCGTGGCCCGCGTTCGATCAGTCGCAGCTCGAGCGCAGTGCGGATACCGTGGCCGAGCTGGCCCGCGGCACCGGCGTGTTCGACGAGGTGCACGTCCTTCGCGCGCACATCGACGACACCGAGGAATTCGGGCAACCCGCCGTGCTCGCGACCCGCGCCGCTCGCAACGGACGACCCACCATCCTGCTCTACGCCCACCACGACGTGCAGCCCCCTGGCGACGACGAGCTGTGGGAGACGCCGCCGTTCGAGCCGACTGTGCGCGACGGACGGCTGTACGGGCGCGGCGCCGCCGATGACAAGGCCGGCATCATGGCGCACATCGCCTCGCTGCGCGCGGTCTCCGAGGTGCTCGGCGACGACCTCGACCTCGGCGTCGCGCTGTTCATCGAGGGGGAGGAGGAGTACGGCTCGCGCTCGTTCGCCCGCTTCCTCAGCGACAACGCCGACGCGCTGCGTGCGGATGCGATCGTCGTCGCCGACTCCGGCAACCTCGACTCCCGCACTCCTGGCCTCACCGTCTCGCTGCGAGGCAACGCCCGGTTCACCCTCCGCATCCGCACCCTCGAGCACGCCTCGCACTCCGGCATGTTCGGCGGTGCGGTACCCGACGCCATGATGGCCGCCGTGACGCTGCTGTCGACCCTGTGGGATGCCGACGGCGCCGTCGCCGTCGACGGTATGACCAGCCGCACGGGGGAGACGCCGGAGTACGCCGAGGCGACGCTCCGCGAAGAGGCCGGCCTGCTGCCCGGCACCTCTCCGGTCGGCCGGGATGACATCCTCGGGCGCATCTGGAACAAGCCCTCGATCACCATCACCGGGATCGACGCGACCAGCGTCGCCCAGGCCTCGAACACGCTGCTGCCCGAGGTGAGCGTCGTCATCAGCGCCCGCGTCGCACCGGGCCAGAGCGCCGCCGAAGCCTACGCCGCGCTGGAGACGCACCTGCGCGCCCATGCGCCTTTCGGGGCGGAGCTGACCTTCAGCGATGTCGATCTCGGCGACGGCTTCCTCGTCGACACGGCGGGGTGGGCGGTCGAACTGACCCGCGGTGCGATGGCCGACGGGTACGGCGTCGATCCGGTCGACCTCGGCGTCGGCGGATCCATCCCCTTCATCGCCGATCTGGTCCGCGAGTTCCCCGGCGCGCAGATCCTCGTCACCGGCGTCGAGGACCCGCACTCGCGCGCCCACAGCCCGAACGAGTCGCTGCACCTCGAGACGTTCCGCAACGCGGTGCGCACCGAAGCGCTTCTCCTGGCGCGCATGAACGAGCGCTCCTCGGCATCCTGA
- a CDS encoding DUF3043 domain-containing protein: MPKPTPSADDAPETPAAGKGRATPTRAEREAANRRPLVANTKEARAAAKADLQARRERARIGMEQGEDKYLPARDKGPQRRWVRDYVDAGWHLSEWVMAAMLLVIVLSLMPFQNVQLWSMAALWAYMLLAVLDMVLLSIRVKKKAAAKFGAERRERGLGWYAAMRALQMRFMRLPKPQVKRGQYPA, from the coding sequence GTGCCCAAGCCCACCCCCTCTGCCGACGACGCCCCCGAGACGCCCGCCGCGGGCAAGGGTCGCGCGACGCCCACTCGCGCCGAGCGCGAGGCCGCCAACCGCCGCCCCCTGGTCGCCAACACCAAGGAGGCCCGCGCCGCGGCCAAGGCCGACCTGCAGGCGCGTCGTGAGCGTGCGCGGATCGGCATGGAGCAGGGTGAGGACAAGTACCTGCCCGCCCGCGACAAGGGCCCGCAGCGCCGCTGGGTGCGCGACTACGTCGACGCCGGCTGGCACCTCTCCGAGTGGGTGATGGCGGCGATGCTGCTGGTCATCGTGCTCAGCCTCATGCCGTTCCAGAACGTCCAGCTGTGGTCGATGGCCGCCCTGTGGGCGTACATGCTGCTGGCCGTCCTCGACATGGTGCTGCTCAGCATCCGGGTGAAGAAGAAGGCTGCGGCGAAGTTCGGCGCCGAGCGTCGCGAGCGCGGCCTCGGCTGGTACGCCGCGATGCGCGCACTGCAGATGCGCTTCATGCGCCTGCCGAAGCCGCAGGTCAAGCGCGGTCAGTACCCGGCCTGA
- a CDS encoding quinone-dependent dihydroorotate dehydrogenase: MYPLLFRTVLSRLDPEFAHHAAMAVIRVLGVPPFSWAARAISAPRPEQAVHTLGLTFPSAFGVAAGFDKNAVGVCGLDALGFGHVEIGTVTAIPQDGNPKPRLFRLIADRAVINRMGFNNDGAEVVARRLRKLRRRAPKAVIGVNIGKSRVVAVEDAIGDYVASATTLAPLADYLAVNVSSPNTPGLRGLQAVETLAPLLRAVKDAAGATPLLVKIAPDLPDEEITAIARLAVDEGLAGIIAHNTTISREGLRTDPAVVEAAGAGGLSGAPLKQRSLDVLALVRTAVPADFCVIAVGGVETPDDVQRRLEAGATLVQGYTAFLYRGPLWARQINRGLRRR, from the coding sequence ATGTACCCGCTGCTCTTCCGCACCGTCCTGTCGCGCCTCGACCCCGAGTTCGCCCATCACGCCGCCATGGCGGTCATCCGCGTGCTCGGCGTCCCGCCGTTCTCGTGGGCGGCGCGGGCGATCAGCGCCCCGCGTCCCGAGCAGGCGGTGCACACCCTCGGCCTGACCTTCCCGTCCGCATTCGGCGTCGCCGCCGGGTTCGACAAGAACGCCGTCGGCGTGTGCGGGCTGGATGCCCTCGGATTCGGGCACGTCGAGATCGGCACGGTCACCGCGATCCCGCAGGACGGCAACCCCAAGCCGCGGCTGTTCCGCCTCATCGCCGACCGGGCGGTGATCAACCGGATGGGCTTCAACAACGACGGCGCCGAGGTCGTCGCCCGCCGGCTGCGCAAGCTGCGCCGCCGTGCGCCGAAGGCGGTCATCGGCGTGAACATCGGCAAGAGCCGGGTCGTTGCCGTCGAGGATGCGATCGGCGACTACGTCGCGTCTGCCACCACGCTCGCCCCGCTGGCCGACTACCTCGCGGTCAACGTGTCGTCACCGAACACCCCCGGCCTGCGCGGGCTGCAGGCCGTCGAGACCCTAGCCCCGTTGCTGCGCGCGGTGAAGGATGCCGCAGGCGCGACGCCCCTGCTGGTGAAGATCGCCCCCGACCTGCCCGACGAGGAGATCACCGCGATCGCCCGGCTCGCGGTCGATGAGGGACTCGCGGGCATCATCGCGCACAACACGACCATCTCCCGCGAGGGACTGCGCACCGACCCGGCCGTCGTCGAGGCCGCCGGCGCCGGCGGACTCTCCGGTGCACCGCTCAAGCAGCGCTCGCTCGACGTGCTCGCCCTCGTCAGGACCGCCGTTCCCGCGGACTTCTGCGTGATCGCCGTCGGCGGGGTCGAGACGCCCGACGACGTGCAGCGCCGGCTCGAGGCCGGTGCCACGCTCGTGCAGGGCTACACCGCGTTCCTGTACCGCGGCCCGCTGTGGGCGCGCCAGATCAACCGCGGCCTGCGCCGACGCTGA
- the nrdR gene encoding transcriptional regulator NrdR, producing the protein MHCPFCRHPDSRVIDSRTSDDGLSIRRRRQCPECGGRFSTTETASLMVIKRSGVIESFSRDKVIAGVRKACQGRPVTDADLAVLAQQVEEAVRQTGVSQLDTNEIGLAILGPLRELDEVAYLRFASVYQEFDSLEDFERSISELRADHARSEEPAAER; encoded by the coding sequence ATGCACTGCCCCTTCTGCCGGCATCCGGATTCCCGAGTCATCGATTCGCGCACCAGCGACGACGGTCTGTCGATCCGTCGCCGACGTCAGTGCCCCGAGTGCGGAGGACGATTCTCGACCACCGAGACGGCCAGCCTGATGGTCATCAAGCGGTCGGGCGTGATCGAGTCGTTCAGCCGTGACAAGGTCATCGCCGGCGTGCGCAAGGCCTGCCAGGGGCGTCCCGTCACGGACGCCGATCTGGCCGTGCTCGCCCAGCAGGTCGAAGAGGCCGTGCGCCAGACCGGCGTCTCGCAGCTGGACACCAACGAGATCGGCCTGGCGATCCTGGGGCCCCTGCGCGAGCTCGACGAGGTCGCCTACCTGCGCTTCGCCAGCGTGTACCAGGAGTTCGACTCGCTCGAGGACTTCGAGCGGTCGATCAGCGAGCTGCGCGCCGACCACGCGCGGTCGGAGGAGCCCGCCGCCGAGCGGTAA
- the hisD gene encoding histidinol dehydrogenase: MRTIDLRGRHLAPADMLAAVPRATQARAEALAVATRIVEDVRTRGEAALREQAATFDKVEDHAIRVPAEHLAEAAASIDPEVRHALESAIDRVRRASAAQVPDPQITQMGPGATITQRWQPVTRAGVYIPGGKAVYPSSVVMNVVPAQVAGVGSIALASPPQADHDGRVHPTILAAAALLGIDEVYAFGGAGAIGALAHGVAGLGLDPVDVVSGPGNNYVASAKRAVAGVVGTDSEAGATEILIVADDSADADLIAADLISQAEHDEQASAVLVTDSPGLADRVAARVAERAGTTTHAQRVAAALAGPQSAIVLVDDRTMAEAFSNAYAPEHLELHLTDAASAAARFTSAGAVFVGDQTPVSLGDYMAGSNHVLPTGGQARYAAGLGAYTFLRPQQVIEYDHAALTLVREGVVALANAEILPAHGDAVEARFTDRDADAEAAE; encoded by the coding sequence GTGCGCACCATCGACCTCCGCGGCAGGCACCTGGCACCCGCCGACATGCTCGCCGCCGTTCCGCGCGCCACCCAGGCCCGCGCCGAGGCCCTCGCCGTCGCCACCCGGATCGTCGAGGACGTGCGGACCAGGGGAGAGGCAGCGCTGCGCGAGCAGGCGGCGACCTTCGACAAGGTCGAGGACCACGCCATCCGCGTGCCCGCCGAGCACCTCGCCGAGGCCGCCGCATCGATCGACCCCGAGGTCCGTCACGCGCTCGAGTCCGCCATCGACCGGGTGCGACGTGCGTCGGCCGCCCAGGTGCCCGACCCGCAGATCACGCAGATGGGCCCCGGAGCGACCATCACGCAGCGCTGGCAGCCGGTGACCCGAGCGGGGGTGTACATCCCCGGCGGCAAGGCCGTGTACCCGTCCAGCGTCGTGATGAACGTCGTCCCCGCCCAAGTGGCGGGCGTGGGCAGCATCGCCCTGGCCTCGCCGCCGCAGGCCGACCACGACGGGCGCGTGCACCCCACGATCCTCGCCGCGGCCGCGCTGCTCGGCATCGACGAGGTCTACGCCTTCGGCGGAGCCGGCGCCATCGGGGCGCTCGCGCACGGCGTCGCAGGCCTCGGCCTCGACCCGGTCGATGTCGTCTCGGGGCCGGGCAACAACTACGTCGCCTCCGCGAAGCGGGCTGTCGCAGGCGTCGTCGGAACCGACTCCGAGGCGGGCGCCACCGAGATCCTCATCGTCGCGGACGACTCCGCGGATGCCGACCTCATCGCCGCCGACCTCATCAGCCAGGCCGAGCACGACGAGCAGGCGTCAGCCGTGCTCGTCACCGACTCGCCCGGGCTCGCCGACCGGGTCGCCGCCCGTGTCGCCGAGCGCGCCGGGACGACCACGCACGCGCAGCGCGTCGCCGCAGCCCTCGCCGGGCCGCAGTCGGCCATCGTGCTCGTCGACGACCGGACGATGGCCGAGGCGTTCAGCAACGCCTACGCCCCCGAGCACCTCGAACTGCACCTGACGGATGCGGCATCCGCCGCCGCGCGCTTCACGAGCGCCGGCGCGGTGTTCGTCGGCGACCAGACGCCGGTCAGCCTCGGCGACTACATGGCCGGCAGCAACCACGTGCTCCCGACCGGGGGACAGGCGCGCTACGCCGCGGGCCTGGGCGCCTACACCTTCCTGCGCCCGCAGCAGGTGATCGAGTACGACCACGCTGCACTCACCCTCGTGCGCGAAGGGGTCGTGGCGCTGGCGAACGCCGAGATCCTCCCCGCACACGGAGACGCCGTCGAGGCGCGGTTCACGGACCGCGACGCCGACGCGGAGGCCGCCGAGTAG
- the dnaE gene encoding DNA polymerase III subunit alpha: protein MASDSFVHLHVHSEYSMLDGAAKIGAMTQAAADYGMPAIAVTDHGNTFAAFEFYNAARAAGVKPIIGLEAYVTPGTHRSDKSRVAWGSPDQKSDDVSGSGAYTHMTMWSQSKEGMHNLFRLSSLSSIEGYYFKPRMDRELLQTYGKGLIATTGCPSGEVQTRLRLGQYDAARAAAAEFQDIFGKENYFAEIMDHGLSIERRVMTDLLRLAKDLNIPLVATNDSHYTHQHEADAHEALLCVQSGSTMDDPNRFKFDGDGYYIKTAQEMRQMFRDHPEACDNTLLIAERCEVEFDTSANYMPRFPVPDGETEDSWLVKEVEKGLHYRYPSGIPDKVRKQAEYEVGIILQMGFPGYFLVVADFINWAKDNGIRVGPGRGSGAGSMVAYAMKITDLDPLEHGLIFERFLNPDRVSMPDFDVDFDDRRRGEVIEYVTEKYGSERVAQIVTYGTIKSKQALKDAGRVLGFPFSMGDRLTKAMPPAVMGKDMPLSGMYDSAHPRYKEASEFRALIDTDPEAKTVFDRALGLEGLKRQWGVHAAGVIMSSHPLLDIIPIMKREQDGQIVTQFDYPSCESLGLIKMDFLGLRNLTIISDALDNIRLNRGEELDLEHLGLEDRAVYELLARGDTLGVFQLDSPPLRSLMRLMKPDNFGDISALIALYRPGPMGANSHTNYALRKNDQQPITPIHAELEEPLKDILQESYGLIIYQEQVMAIAQKVAGFSLGQADILRRAMGKKKKSELDKQYEGFSGGMKERGYGEAAIKALWDILLPFSDYAFNKAHSAAYGLVSYWTAYLKAHYPAEYMAALLTSVGDSKDKMALYLNECRRMGIRVLPPDVSESINFFAAVGEDIRFGLGAVRNVGGNVVDGIIQARKDEKFTSFHDFLNKVPLHVANKRTVESLIKAGAFDSMGDTRRALMEIHEDATEAAVDRKRNEAQGAIGFDFDSLYDGMEEAAPAKVPDRPEWTKKDKLAFEREMLGLYVSDHPLAGLEVPLAKHASISINDLLTSEDLQDGDQVTVAGLVTSVQHRVAKASGNPYGMITVEDFNGEVTIMFMGKTYTEFQHTLQQDAILAVRGRVSRRDDGLNLHAQSAFAPDVGSFDAAGPLSLLVAEQRATERAMNDLADILRRHAGDTEVLLRVHRGGSAKVFEVPMPVKVSADLFGDLKSLLGPTCLG, encoded by the coding sequence ATGGCCTCCGACTCCTTCGTGCACCTGCATGTCCACAGCGAATACTCCATGCTGGACGGTGCCGCGAAGATCGGGGCGATGACCCAGGCGGCCGCCGACTACGGCATGCCCGCCATCGCGGTGACCGACCACGGCAACACCTTCGCCGCCTTCGAGTTCTACAACGCGGCCCGCGCCGCCGGGGTCAAGCCGATCATCGGCCTCGAGGCCTACGTCACCCCCGGCACGCATCGCAGCGACAAGTCGCGGGTGGCATGGGGATCACCCGACCAGAAGAGCGACGACGTGTCCGGCTCGGGTGCGTACACCCACATGACGATGTGGAGCCAGAGCAAGGAGGGGATGCACAACCTCTTCCGGCTCAGCTCGCTCTCCAGCATCGAGGGCTACTACTTCAAGCCGCGCATGGACCGCGAGCTGCTGCAGACCTACGGCAAGGGCCTGATCGCCACCACCGGGTGCCCTTCGGGCGAGGTGCAGACCCGGCTGCGGCTGGGCCAGTACGACGCGGCGCGCGCTGCGGCCGCGGAGTTCCAGGACATCTTCGGCAAGGAGAACTACTTCGCCGAGATCATGGACCACGGTCTGTCCATCGAACGACGGGTCATGACCGACCTGCTGCGCCTGGCGAAGGACCTGAACATCCCGCTGGTCGCGACCAACGACTCGCACTACACGCACCAGCACGAGGCCGACGCGCACGAGGCGCTGCTGTGCGTGCAGTCCGGCTCGACGATGGACGACCCGAACCGGTTCAAGTTCGACGGCGACGGCTACTACATCAAGACCGCGCAGGAGATGCGCCAGATGTTCCGCGACCACCCCGAGGCGTGTGACAACACGCTGCTGATCGCCGAGCGCTGCGAGGTCGAATTCGACACCTCCGCGAACTACATGCCCCGCTTCCCGGTGCCCGACGGCGAGACCGAGGACAGCTGGCTGGTCAAGGAGGTCGAGAAGGGCCTCCACTACCGCTACCCGAGCGGCATCCCCGACAAGGTGCGCAAGCAGGCCGAGTACGAGGTCGGCATCATCCTGCAGATGGGCTTCCCCGGCTACTTCCTCGTCGTCGCCGACTTCATCAACTGGGCCAAGGACAACGGCATCCGCGTCGGTCCCGGCCGAGGCTCCGGTGCCGGATCGATGGTCGCCTACGCTATGAAGATCACCGACCTCGACCCGCTCGAGCACGGCCTCATCTTCGAGCGGTTCCTCAACCCGGATCGTGTCTCGATGCCCGACTTCGACGTCGACTTCGACGACCGCCGCCGCGGCGAGGTGATCGAGTACGTCACCGAGAAGTACGGCTCCGAGCGCGTCGCCCAGATCGTCACCTACGGCACGATCAAGTCCAAGCAGGCGCTGAAGGATGCCGGACGCGTGCTCGGCTTCCCGTTCAGCATGGGCGACCGCCTCACCAAGGCGATGCCGCCTGCGGTGATGGGCAAGGACATGCCGCTCAGCGGCATGTACGACTCGGCCCACCCGCGGTACAAGGAGGCCAGCGAGTTCCGCGCCCTTATCGACACCGATCCCGAGGCGAAGACGGTCTTCGACCGGGCGCTCGGGCTCGAGGGGCTGAAGCGCCAGTGGGGCGTGCACGCGGCCGGTGTGATCATGTCGTCTCATCCGCTCCTCGACATCATCCCGATCATGAAGCGCGAGCAGGACGGCCAGATCGTCACGCAGTTCGACTACCCGTCCTGCGAGTCGCTCGGCCTGATCAAGATGGACTTCCTGGGGCTGCGCAACCTCACGATCATCTCCGACGCGCTCGACAACATCCGCCTCAACCGCGGCGAGGAGCTCGACCTCGAGCACCTCGGCCTTGAGGACCGCGCCGTCTACGAACTGCTCGCACGGGGCGACACCCTGGGCGTGTTCCAGCTCGACAGCCCGCCGCTTCGGTCGCTGATGCGCCTGATGAAGCCCGACAACTTCGGCGACATCTCGGCTCTCATCGCGCTTTACCGTCCCGGCCCGATGGGTGCGAACTCGCACACCAACTACGCCCTGCGCAAGAACGACCAGCAGCCGATCACGCCGATCCACGCCGAGCTGGAGGAGCCGCTCAAGGACATCCTGCAGGAGTCCTACGGTCTGATCATCTACCAGGAGCAGGTCATGGCCATCGCGCAGAAGGTCGCCGGGTTCAGCCTCGGCCAGGCCGACATCCTGCGCCGCGCGATGGGCAAGAAGAAGAAGTCCGAGCTCGACAAGCAGTACGAGGGCTTCTCGGGCGGCATGAAGGAGCGCGGCTACGGCGAGGCCGCGATCAAGGCGCTGTGGGACATCCTGCTGCCCTTCTCGGACTACGCGTTCAACAAAGCGCACTCGGCCGCATACGGACTGGTGTCGTACTGGACCGCCTACCTCAAGGCGCACTACCCGGCCGAGTACATGGCCGCGCTGCTGACCAGCGTCGGCGACTCGAAGGACAAGATGGCGCTGTACCTGAACGAATGCCGTCGCATGGGCATCCGAGTGCTGCCGCCGGACGTCTCGGAGTCGATCAACTTCTTCGCCGCCGTCGGCGAGGACATCCGCTTCGGCCTCGGGGCGGTCCGCAACGTCGGCGGCAACGTCGTCGACGGGATCATCCAGGCCCGCAAGGACGAGAAGTTCACCTCGTTCCACGACTTCCTGAACAAGGTCCCCCTGCACGTCGCCAACAAGCGCACCGTGGAGTCGCTGATCAAGGCCGGCGCGTTCGACTCGATGGGCGACACCCGCCGTGCGCTCATGGAGATCCACGAGGATGCCACCGAGGCTGCCGTCGACCGCAAGCGCAACGAGGCCCAGGGCGCCATCGGCTTCGACTTCGACAGCCTCTACGACGGGATGGAGGAGGCCGCCCCGGCGAAGGTGCCCGATCGTCCGGAGTGGACCAAGAAGGACAAGCTCGCCTTCGAGCGCGAGATGCTCGGCCTGTACGTCTCCGACCATCCCCTCGCCGGGCTCGAGGTGCCCCTCGCCAAGCACGCGTCGATCTCGATCAACGATCTGCTCACCTCGGAGGATCTGCAGGACGGCGACCAGGTCACCGTCGCGGGTCTGGTCACCAGCGTGCAGCATCGCGTCGCGAAGGCCAGCGGCAACCCCTACGGCATGATCACCGTCGAGGACTTCAACGGCGAGGTGACGATCATGTTCATGGGCAAGACGTACACCGAGTTCCAGCACACGCTGCAGCAGGACGCCATCCTCGCCGTGCGCGGACGGGTCTCGCGCCGTGACGACGGGCTGAACCTGCATGCCCAGTCGGCGTTCGCGCCCGACGTCGGCTCGTTCGACGCCGCCGGACCACTCTCGCTGCTGGTCGCCGAGCAGCGGGCGACCGAGCGGGCGATGAACGACCTGGCCGACATCCTCCGGCGTCACGCCGGCGACACCGAGGTGCTGCTGCGCGTGCACCGGGGAGGCTCCGCGAAGGTCTTCGAGGTGCCGATGCCGGTCAAGGTGTCCGCCGACCTGTTCGGCGACCTCAAGTCCCTGCTCGGGCCCACCTGCCTCGGCTGA
- a CDS encoding NUDIX hydrolase, with protein MPTPDFVLALREHIGTEPLSLVGTTAVVFRDEKVLLGKRADNGAWQTIAGIVEPGEEPADAAARECLEEAGVVVSVDRLALVQQLPRITYPNGDQVDYLDIVFRCTWISGEPHPADGELTEVGFYDLAAMGDVDDAHVRKIALAMAEDDPAHFRGGRVRR; from the coding sequence ATGCCCACCCCTGACTTCGTCCTCGCGCTGCGCGAGCACATCGGAACCGAACCGCTCTCCCTCGTCGGCACGACCGCGGTCGTGTTCCGCGACGAGAAGGTGCTGCTCGGCAAGCGCGCCGACAATGGCGCCTGGCAGACGATCGCAGGCATCGTCGAGCCCGGTGAGGAGCCGGCGGATGCTGCGGCACGCGAGTGCCTGGAGGAGGCGGGCGTGGTCGTCTCGGTCGACCGCCTCGCACTGGTGCAGCAGCTGCCCCGGATCACCTACCCGAACGGCGACCAGGTCGACTATCTCGACATCGTGTTCCGCTGCACGTGGATCTCGGGCGAGCCGCACCCGGCCGACGGCGAGCTGACCGAGGTCGGCTTCTACGACCTCGCCGCGATGGGCGACGTGGATGACGCGCACGTGCGCAAGATCGCCCTGGCCATGGCCGAGGACGACCCTGCGCACTTCCGTGGCGGTCGCGTCAGGCGCTGA
- a CDS encoding GNAT family N-acetyltransferase has product MSIEVRAATRFDDVAAVVGPKNPASNVCFCLSYRIGNKENVALRGQARADRVRELCDHDPPPGVIAYLDGEPVGWAALHPRRDTSFARNRLIPHVDDLDVWSLWCFRVRPGHRKQGVMHALIGGAVGYARERGAPVVEGYPVDNRGERVNQTMAYVGTRALFESAGFEKAADTGSVLDGFPRVLMRLDLRP; this is encoded by the coding sequence GTGAGCATCGAGGTAAGAGCGGCGACACGGTTCGACGACGTCGCGGCCGTGGTGGGGCCGAAGAATCCCGCATCGAACGTGTGCTTCTGCCTGAGCTACCGCATCGGCAACAAGGAGAACGTCGCCCTGCGGGGACAGGCGCGGGCGGATCGCGTGCGCGAGCTTTGCGACCACGATCCGCCTCCCGGCGTGATCGCCTACCTTGACGGCGAGCCGGTCGGCTGGGCGGCCCTGCATCCGCGCCGTGACACGAGCTTCGCGCGCAACCGGCTGATCCCGCACGTCGACGATCTCGATGTGTGGTCGCTGTGGTGCTTCCGCGTGCGCCCCGGACATCGGAAGCAGGGGGTCATGCATGCCCTCATCGGCGGCGCCGTCGGGTACGCCCGCGAGCGCGGGGCTCCCGTCGTCGAGGGCTACCCGGTCGACAACCGGGGCGAGAGGGTGAATCAGACGATGGCGTACGTCGGCACGCGAGCACTGTTCGAGAGTGCCGGCTTCGAGAAGGCAGCCGACACCGGTTCGGTGCTCGACGGCTTCCCGCGCGTGCTCATGAGGCTGGACCTGCGCCCGTGA
- a CDS encoding RluA family pseudouridine synthase, translating to MQHRSLPVPDGLDGARVDAALAKMLGFSRTFAAEVAEAGGVSLDGAPLGKSDRLRAGGWLEVSWTPREEPRIVPIAVPELGIVHDDDDIVVVDKPTGVAAHPSLGWEGPTVVGALVAAGFRIATSGAPERQGVVHRLDVGTSGLMVVAKTESAYTALKRAFKERTVEKIYHAVVQGHPDPLSGTIDAPIGRHPSHSWKFAVVPDGKPSVTHYETLEAFPSASLLEIHLETGRTHQIRVHMAAHRHPCVGDPLYGADPTLSARLGLTRQWLHAHRLAFAHPATGEWVQFESPYPADFQHALEVLDPGRRAG from the coding sequence GTGCAGCACCGCAGCCTGCCCGTCCCGGACGGCCTGGACGGGGCGCGCGTCGACGCCGCCCTCGCGAAGATGCTCGGCTTCTCGCGCACCTTCGCGGCCGAGGTCGCCGAAGCCGGCGGAGTCAGCCTCGACGGCGCGCCACTGGGCAAGTCCGACCGGCTGCGGGCGGGCGGCTGGCTCGAGGTGAGCTGGACGCCCCGGGAGGAACCGCGCATCGTCCCGATCGCGGTTCCGGAACTCGGCATCGTGCACGACGACGACGACATCGTCGTCGTCGACAAGCCGACCGGTGTGGCGGCGCATCCCTCGCTGGGATGGGAGGGGCCGACCGTCGTCGGAGCCCTCGTCGCAGCCGGCTTCCGCATCGCGACCAGCGGCGCCCCCGAACGCCAGGGCGTGGTGCACCGGCTGGACGTGGGCACGAGCGGCCTGATGGTGGTCGCGAAGACCGAGAGCGCCTACACGGCGCTCAAGCGCGCGTTCAAGGAGCGCACGGTCGAGAAGATCTACCACGCGGTCGTGCAGGGGCACCCGGATCCGCTGTCGGGCACCATCGACGCGCCGATCGGGCGGCATCCTAGCCACAGCTGGAAGTTCGCCGTCGTTCCAGACGGCAAGCCGTCGGTGACCCACTACGAGACGCTCGAGGCGTTCCCCTCGGCATCGCTGCTGGAGATCCATCTCGAGACCGGTCGCACGCACCAGATCCGCGTGCACATGGCCGCACACCGGCATCCGTGCGTCGGCGACCCGCTCTACGGGGCCGACCCGACGCTGTCGGCGCGGCTCGGCCTGACCCGGCAGTGGCTGCACGCGCACAGGCTCGCGTTCGCCCACCCGGCGACGGGGGAGTGGGTGCAGTTCGAGTCGCCGTACCCCGCTGATTTCCAGCACGCCCTCGAGGTGCTCGACCCCGGCCGCAGGGCAGGCTGA